AAATGGGAGATCCAGTCTAATGCTATCGCCGACTACCTAAAGGATCCAAAGTATGCGCTCTAAATTTTTTTCGGAGGGTTATGCGTAAGTCCTATCAGGATGAACCGACCATCGACCTGATTGGAGATGAGATCCGTCTCGTCGGGGACGTCTTCTCAAGGGAGAATGATGCCGATGCACTTGCAGCGTATCTTGATGGCCAGATCGCTGAGATACGGAAACGGACACAGGATATCCCCGAAGACGAAAGGGTTCGGATGATCCAGCTTGGTCTCTCCCCCCGTGCCCGGCAGGGAGGCGGTGCCGGCATGGTATGGGGCCAGGATACGATAGAGTCCTACTTCATTGAAGAGATTGCACATGCTAAGAATGTCTACGAAGGAACAGGCGCTTTCGTCGTTGTCTCAACCGAACAGATACTGGCACTTGATCCGGATGTTATCGTCCTTCCGACGGCACAGGGATACCATCCGGCCAGTGAACTCTATACCGCCCCGTATTACCGGAACCTGCAGGAACTGACTGCTGTGAAGAACGAGCGTGTCTATGCCCTCCCCTGGACACCCTTCAACTGGGCCAAACGCCTGGAGTATCCGATTGAAGCGATGGTCATCGCAAAAGCGGCATACCCTGAGAGGTTCTCCGATATCAATGTCGGAGAATGGACACTGGAGTTCTATCAGGAGGTCTATGGTGTTGATGAAGCAACCGCACGGGAACTCAGGTCAGTCCAGTGGCTTGACTGGATGGCCAAAGAGAACTTCTAACCTTTTTTTGTGAAAACCAGTGAAATTTCATTCTATCAGATTTCATATGGTAGATGGATCAGGGAATACGATCCTGATCCCCCCGATCAAAACCGTCAGCACCCCGGCGATCCAAAAAAGTGTGACCACCATCGGTCAGTTCGATCCCGATCCTGGAATTGCTGATGCGAATCCTGAAGTATGGGGTTTCAGGCAGATTTCTTAATATTGTTGTAATAATTCAGAGCACCGGCACAATCAAGAAGCTCATCGTCGTCTGATTCGCGGATATACCCTGTAAGACCATACTCCTCAAAAAGGGAATCAGTCTCTTCGGCATCCACCACCAAACCGACAGGCCCTCTCTCCCCGGATGAACAGGCACATTGCCGGGACCTCATGAACCATATACCCTGCAACACTATCTCTTCATCATACCCAGGGGTTGGGAGGTCCCGGTATTCATGCCGGAGAGGAATCAGCAGCATAGTGGCCATTCCTCTCCATTATCATCGTATATATAGTAAAAAGTGGGGGTAAAATGGAATTTCATGTATTGATTCGAGCAGATCCCGAAGATGGAGGCTATACTGTCAGCTGCCCGGCCATCCCCGGATGCCACTCGCAGGGCGAAACGGTTGAAGAGGCTCTTGAAAATATACGGGATGCCATTGCTGGCTGTATTGGAGAGACCGATGAAGAAAGAGGGGATATCAGCATCACCCTCATCTGATCCCCTCAGATAACCCCGACCAGCACCAGTATCAGCACGATCCCCCCGATCGCCACCGTCAGCACCCCGGCGATCCCAAGTGCAAGGTACAGCAACGGCAGGTAATTATTCACCATCGCCGCTCCTCCCCCCGTGACTTGGTCCGCTTTCTCCTGAAGAGATCCTCCCGCTCCTGCTCCTCAAGATAGTCGGAGATATACGCGATGATCCCCTTCAGCCGGGGAATCAGGATCGAGTCGAGGGCATTTGTCCGCCGCCGGACCGATGCTATCCGGGAGGAGAGGCGGAGGATCGCCCCCTCCACCCCGGCGAGCCGGACTGCCGCATCCACAGCCTCAAGGGCGAGATCCGAGGCGGCATCGAGGCGGCCGTTCCCGGCAGCCAGCCCGTACCCCGGCATCTTCCCCGGCCGGAGGGGGTCCGGGATCGCAAATGCCGGGATACCCACCCCCATGATCCCCTTCTCTATTGCAGGGATATCCGGGATCGTCCGTTCGACAGCCGCCGCACTCTCCACCTCACGCCGGGAGCCCGCCATCTCAGCCTCCATGAGGGCAGGATAGGCGGCGGCAAACGCCTCCTCCATTGTTCGCCGCATCTCATCCCGCCGCTTTGTCAGGGAGAAGAACTCCATCACCATCGCATCAAGCTTCTCCCGGAGGAGCTCATGCCCCTTCTCGGCGGTCACAAGCCTGCGGCGGACCTTCTGGAGTTCAATGCGTGTCGGTCTCAGCCCCGGCGGGAGGCGCCTGCTCACCCGGTCTCACCCCGGTAATACTCCCTGATGAAGTCGGGGTTGATCCGTTTCAGCTCCTCTTGTGGGAAGAGGGAGAGGAGATCCCAGGCACGATCGAGGGTCTCGCCTATCGAGCGGCCCTCATCCATCTTCTGCCCGACGAACTCCCCCTCAAACCGCTCAAGGAAGGTGAGATACAGCCGGTCGGTATCGGTCAGCCCCTCATCCCCGATGACCGCGACAAGCCCGGCGAGCCGCCGTCCACGGGCATACGCCGCATAGAGCTGGCTTGAGACATTCGCATGATCCGCCCGGGTCCTCTCCTTGCCGATCCCCCCCTGCATCAGCCGTGATAAACAGGGGAGGACATCAATCGGGGGATAGATCCCTTTGCGGTGGAGCTCACGGGAGAGGACGATCTGGCCTTCGGTGATATATCCGGTCAGATCGGGGACAGGGTGGGTGATGTCGTCATCCGGCATCGAGAGGATCGGCAGCTGGGTGATCGAGCCGGGCCTGCCTTTCACCCTCCCGGCACGCTCATACAGGGAGGCGAGATCGGTGTACATATACCCAGGATACCCCCGGCGGGCCGGGATCTCCTCACGGGCGGCCGAGACCTCCCTGAGCGCCTCGCAGTATGCCGTGATATCCTGCATCACCACAAGGACATGCATCCCGCAGTCAAATGCGAGATACTCCGCCGCCGTCAGGGCGAGACGGGGGGTGACGATCCGCTCGATGGCGGGATCATCGGCACGGTTGAGGAAGAGGACCGCGTGTGCCCGTGCCCCGGTCTCGGAGAACTCCCTGATAAAGAACCGGGCCTCCTCATGCGTGATCCCCATCGCTGCAAAGACGACGGCAAAGGACTCCTCCGTCCCCCGGACCCGTGCCTGCCGGGTGATCTGGGCGGCGAGCCGGCTGTGGGGCAGGCCGGACCCGGAGAAGACCGGGAGTTTCTGCCCCCGGACGAGGGTGTTCATCCCGTCGATGGCAGATATCCCCGTCTCGATGAAATCCTCGGGGAACTCACGCCTCGTCGGGTTGATCGCATACCCCGAGATCTCCATCTCCTTCTCGGGCACAACGCGGCCCCCACCATCTATCGGCTCGGCCGAGCCCGAGAAGATCCTCCCGAGCATCTCCTTTGCAACCGGCATCATCAGGGGTTTTCCGGTGAACCGGACCGCCGATACATCACAGTCGAGATCGCGGGTCCCGCCAAAGACCATCACAATCGCCATCCCCATCCGTGACTCGAGCACCTGGCCGAGCCGCCGGGTGCCATCCGGCAGGAGGACATGGACGACCTCGTTATATCCGGCATCATCGATCCCGGAGACGGCAAGGATCGGGCCCGCCACCCGGACGACGGACCGGAACTCACGGAGCGGCCGGGTCATCGCCCGCCTCCTCCAAAGGCATCATCAATCTCATCCAGTATCGTCTCATAGTCTTCGGCAAACTCATCATGCGGCCGGGGTCCCATCCGGGCAAGCCTGCCGGTAACCGGGATCTTCGCCGCCTCCTCAGCCGTCATCCCCTCCTCGACCGCATCCCTCCCACGGACCAGGTAGCGGTGAATCAGCCGCATCATCCGGTACTGCTTCTCCGGGGGGCAGAAGGTATCGACCTCATCAAATGCGGACTGGATGAGGAACGATTCCCGCAGGATAGTGGCGACATGGAGCGTGAACTTGTCCTGTTCAGGGAGGAGATCAGGCCCGACGAGCTGGACGATCTCCTCAAGCTCGCTCTCCTTCTGGAGCAGCCTGATGAGGTCACTCCGCATCCTGCCCCATTCCGCTCCGCCATGCTTCTCCCACCAGGGCTCTGCCAGATCGGCGTAGAGCGAGTAGGAGAGGAGCCAGTTCACCGCCGGAAAATGTCGCTGGTGGGCGAGATCGGCATCCAGCGCCCAGAAGACCCGGACGATCCGGAGTGTGTTCTGGGTCACCGGCTCTGAGAAGTCGCCCCCCGGCGGCGAGACCGCACCGATGACCGAGACCGATCCCTCCTCCCCGGACAACGCCGTCACCCTTCCCGCACGCTCATAAAAGTCGGCAAGCCGTGATCCGAGATAGGCGGGATACCCATGCTCTCCCGGCATCTCCTCGAGCCGGCCGGAGATCTCCCGCATCGCCTCGGCCCACCGGGAGGTGGAGTCGGCCATCAGGGCGACGGAGTACCCCATATCCCGGTAATATTCGGCGATGGTGATCCCGGTATAGACCGATGCCTCGCGTGCGGCAACCGGCATATTCGAGGTGTTCCCGATGAGCACCGTCCGTTTCATCAGTGGCTCCTTCGTCTTGGGATCGATGAGGGCAGGGAACTGCCTCAGGACGTCGGCCATCTCGTTTCCACGCTCTCCGCAGCCGACATAGACGACAATATCCGCATCCGACCATTTGGCAAGCTGGTGCTGGACGACGGTCTTTCCGGCGCCAAAGGGGCCCGGTACCGAGGCCGTCCCCCCCTGGACCATCGGGAAGAAGGAGTCGATCACCCGCTGGCCGGTGATGAGCGGCCGGACCGGGGGGAGCTTCTCATTCACCGGCCGGGGTACACGGACCGGCCAGCGCTGGAGCATCGTGATCTCATGGTCGTTCCCATCCCGGTCAGTCAGCCAGAGGACGGGGTCAAGCACCGTGTACTCACCCTCCGGGGCGACCTTCGCCACCCTCCCGGAGAGATGGGGTGGAAGGAGGATCGAATGGATGATCCGGTTCGTCTCCGGGACCGTCCCGATGACAGCTCCCCCTTTCAGGTCATCCCCTTCGGCGACATCCGGCGTGAACCTGTACGTCTCCTCCCTCGGGAGGGCAGGGCTGCTCACCCCCCGGATGATGAAGTCGCCGGAGATGGATCCAAGCTCGGTGAGGGGCCTCTGGATACCGTCATAGATCATCCCGAGGAGGCCGGGGCCGAGCTCGACCGAGAGGGACATCCCGGTCCGCTGCACCGGCTCGCCGGGGGTGATCCCGCCTGTCTCCTCATAGACCTGGATCGTTGCAAGATCCTCCTCAAGCCCGATGATCTCGCCGATCAGCTCGTCATCTCCGACATAGACGACCTCGTACATCTGTGCTCCACGCATCCGGTCCGCCTCGACGACAGGACCGGTGATCCGGATTATCCTTGCTGTATCACTCAACACACATCACCCTGGCATCCCTTTCCCTGCAACACGCCGTATTGCGGCGGTCACGGCATCTTCTCCCTTGACGGGCCCTTCTGGCCCCGGTATGGCGATGACGGCCGGATAGACCGCCTGTGATCGCCCATGGTCGCTCAGGAGCGGGAGGATCTCCTCCTGGTACCGGTCGAGGATCAGGATGATCCCGATGGTATCATCCTCCAGTGCTTCACGGAGTGCTTCTTTTGCCTCCTCTCCGTCCTCGCACCTGATGACATCCTCAACCCCGGCAAGCCGGCAGAGGAGGGTCGTCGCCCGGTCACCGATAGCGATGATCCTCATGGACCGCCTCCTTCAATCACCATCATGGTGGCTCCCCTCTCCTCGCTAATGCCAAGTATCAGTCTCCCCGCCGCTGCCCTGAGGTTTGCGATCTCCATCTCAAGTGCCAGCAGGTACCGGATGATCGGCCCGCTTCCGAGATGATACTGGCTGCTGTTCATCCTGCCGACATCCAGAAGGCACCGGTTCAGGGCGATATCGATCTCCCCGCTATTCCGCACCCCCTTCTCCATAAGAGGCTCGAGATACTGCCCGTACATCGTCTCCCTGAGGGCGGCCGCCATCTCGATGAGATCTGCCGTTCGTGCAAGCTCCTTCTGGAGATCGATGGTGATCTCAAAGCCGCCCTGCGGGATGAGGAAGGGGATGAGATCGCCCCCGTCAACCCCGGCAATCTTTCCACGGGCGAGGATTCGGAGGTTTTCGCAGTCGATCATCCGACCTGCCATCATCACCGCCGGTTCGTACTGCGAGTCCTCAATCCCCCGGGCCGTCATCATCAGGCTCTGGTATGCACCGGCGATGAGTGCCGCTTCGAAGGCAGCAAAACCGACCGGTTCGCCGATCTTCATCCACTGCTCCCGGATACCGGGGGTGATCGCTGATCGTTCAAGCCTCTGGACCGCCTCTTCAATCGTATCGGAATATGCCGCCTTCCTGATTGCGGTCCCGCTCAGCCCTCCGACCGGGACTGCCCGTTCCATAATGAGATCGCGGGGGAGATTCCCTGCGATCCCCCGGAGGATGGCCGCCACCTCCCGAATGGCAAAGATCTGGGTGTAGGCGGTGATGAGCGGCCGAATCGCATCGGGGACGCTCCCGGCGAGGTCCGCAAGCAGGCGGTAATGATGGGATCGGATCAGGTGTTCGCAGTCGTCAGGAGAGATCCCCTCCCTGTATCCGACATGATGGCCGATATGCTCGGCACGCTCGAAGAGTTCGAGGAGGTCGGCGGATGCAATGATCGACGCCACCCCTTCCCTGGTGACGAGCGGGTTGCCGATTGCACGGACACGTGCCGCCGGGTAGGCGAAGGATGCGATACTGAGGATGATCCGGAACCATCCTGCGGAGATCGCGATGAAGATGGCGACCATGAAGGCGATGGCGAGGCCGAGGGCGATGATCCCCGCCCCCTCGACCGTGAGGAGATCCGAGAAGATGCTCTCAATATCCAGTATCCCCACCTCCATAGAGGACTTCTGATACCCTCTGCGTCAGCTGGTTGCGCATATCCAGAAGCCGTGTCGGGAAGGTCTGATCACACCGGACGGCTCCATCCCTGGCAAGCAGGATCACCCCCCCGATCCGTATCATCGGATCATGCCTGGGAAGCGGTCTGACCGTCACATTGCTGATCCCTTCCGCCGCCTCCTCTGCTGCCTCCTGATCGTCGGCACGGCAGAGGATGGTGAGCGGCCCGTCATCGATCATCTCCCTGCCTTCAAGGATGAGGTGGCGGAGGATGCCGGGATAGGCGGAGGAGGATACCATCTCCGACAGCTCCTCTTCGGCGATGGAGAAGACCTCCCCGATGCCATCCCACCGGGCCTTCCGCTCGGCCGCCATCGCCTCAAACTCAGCCTGGAGGAGGATGGAACGCCGCATCGCCTCGATCTCCCGCTCCGTCTCACGCCGGATCTGGTCGGCCTTCTGCTCTGCCCTGAGGCGGGCCTTCTCCCTGATGCCTGCCGACTCTTCTTCTGCATCGTTTCGGATCCGGGCGATCTCCTCATCCCTCTCCTCCTCGATAAGCCGGATGATCACCTCCCTGCTCATCTAGAGTCCTCCGAAGAGCCCGATACCAAACATGATCAGGATCGCAATCAGGAGGCCGAAGATGGCAAAGGTCTCTGCCATCACCGCAAAGACGAGGCTCTGGCCCATCGCCTCAGGGCGGCGGGCGACCGCACCGATGCCTGCCGCCGCCGTCATCCCCTGGCCGATGGCGGAGAGCCCGGCAAGCCCGACGGCAAAGCCCGATCCGATGCAGGCAAGCCCGGCCGCCGCGGTTGCGGTCACATCCCGGGTGATGATCCCGGTGAATGCCATGATCAGGATTGCGACGAGGAGGCCATAGATCGCCTGGGTCTCCGGCACAACCGTGAAGACGAGCCCTTTCCCAAACATATCCTCACGCTCCGAGGTCGTTGCAATCCCTGCGGATGCGGATATCCCCTGGCCGATGGCGGATATCGCGGCAAATCCGACGGCGATACCGCAGGCGATGGATGCAAATCCGGCGGCAAGGGTGGCGGTCACATCCCGGGTGATCATCCCGGTGAATGCCATGATGAGAATTGCGACAAGGAGTCCGTATATCGCCTGCGTCTCCGGGATGACCGAGAAGACGAGGGACCGGCCAAACGACTCCTGCTTCTCGGCGGTCGCCGCAGCTCCCGCCGCCGCCGCTATTCCCTGGCCGATGGCGGAGAGCCCGGCGAGCCCGATGGCAAATCCGCACCCGAGGGCTGCGATCCCAAGTGCGGGCTCCGTGATGGGATCGCCGGCGATCATCCCGGTGAACGCCATGATGAGAATTGCGACAAGGAGTCCGTAGATCGCCTGCGTCTCGGGGATGACCGAGAAGACGAGTGAGCGGCCGAACGCACCCTCATGCTCGGCAGAGGAGGCCGAACCGGCGGCGGCCGCGATCCCCTGTCCGATGGCAGAGAGTCCTGCGATGCCGACGGCGAGCCCGCACCCGATGGCGGCAAACCCGGTCGCCGTCGTGGCGACCTCATCGCCGGAGAGGAGGCCGGTGAACGCCATGATGAGAATTGCGACAAGGAGTCCGTATATCGCCTGCGTCTCCGGGATGACCGAGAAGACGAGCGATCGGCCCATCGACCCCTCACGCTCGGCGGCGGTTGCAATCCCCGAGGATGCCGCGATCCCCTGTCCGATGGCAGAGAGTCCTGCAACACCGACCGCAAGCCCGGCACCGAGTGCCGCAAGCCCCATCGGGACCGAGACGGTGGTATCACCGCCGCCTATCACCCCGGTCGCGAGGAGGATGAGGACGGCGACGAGGAGGCCGTACATCCCCTGTGTCTGGGGGACCGCCTGGAAGACGAGCGCCTGGCCGAACTTCTCCGGTTTGATCGCGATGACCCCTGCTCCCGTCGCCCCGGCGATACCGACCCCGATACCGGAGCCGATGGCTGAGAGGCCGACGGCAAGCCCGGCCCCGATGACGGCGAGGATGAACCCGGCTGTTATCTCAGGTATCATTGGTCATCCTCCAACAGGCGGGTGGTTGTCCGTCCCGATGCAAACGGGAGAAAGACCCGTCCGCCACCGGTATAGAACGTCCCGAAGAACTCGACATACTGAAGACGAAGTGCATGGATAAAACCTCCGAGTGCCTGCAGAACAAGATTTGCCGCATGGCCTGCAATGGAAAAGAGTACCGCGACGATGACGAGGGCCGGGTGGATGGACCCGATCATCTCTGCGAGAATATTGATGGTCATCGCGATCCCGGCGGTGGCGAGTGCCAGTGCCAGGATCCTCGTATAACTGAGCCAGTCACCAAGGAATCCGGTGATACTGAAGAACCCAAGCGGCCCCTCGACAAGGAAGATCAGCGCAGCCGCAACAGCCGCTCCAAAACCGGCGGCAAGGATGACCGCCTGGGAGAACTCTGCCCATCCGAAGAAGGCAAAGAGGAGGATGGCCGCACAGGGCTGCAGGAGGAACCAGACCCCGACGGATCTGAGCATCTCACCGGGCTTCCCTGTACTGAGATGGCGGTACGATGCGATCCCAAGGCCGATATTGAGATGGATGATCCCAAAGATGAGTGCTCCCGTCAGGAGGATGAGGGGATCCATCAGGGGATCGATGGCGGCGAAGGGGACAGAAGCCCCGAAGAACCGGGGGAGGAGATCGCCGAAGAACCCCCCCTGGAGGATGCCAAAGATTGTGCCGGAGATCCCGCAGGCGACGAGGACGATGGCGAGATCCCGTGTCGATCCCGGGGCACTCGCCGGGCCTGCAAGGAGGGCCGCTGCGATGATCGCAAGGAGAAGGCCATATCCTGCATCGCCGAGCATCACCCCGAAGGTGATGATCAGAATGGGGGCGATGAAGATGGTCGGGTCGATCTCGCGGTACCTCGGCCGTGCAAAGGTTGTGGTGAGGAAGGCGAAGGGTGCGAGCCACCATGGATGATCATACGAAACCGGAACCTCGGCATCCCCGTCCTCCCCCGGCACCGACCGGTAGATGAGGGTTGCCCCGGCATGCTCATCCCCGATCCTTGTAAGATGCGGGATATCCTTCTTCCGGATCCAGCCTTTATAGAGGCGGAGATCCCGTGTGGATCCGGCAAGTGCGGCTGCATCGATCCGCTCCCTGGCAAGGGCAAGCTCCTCGGCGGCAGCCGCGAGATCACGGAGGTGATCCCCGGCGATCCGGTGCAGTCTCTCGTCGATACCCTCACGCTCCTGATGGAGATCTCCTCTGATCGAGGTGAGATCTGCGAGTGCATCAGAAACCGTCTCCTCCCGTCTCGTGAAGGTAAATTCGGCAAAAGCACGGGCACGGAGGAGTTCATCGACCGCCTCCGCCGAGCGACGATGGACCGCGATGATCACCACCATCCCCTCTTCCATGCACCTGCAGACAGAGGAGACGACTGCATCGGTGATCCCCTCCTCCTCAAAGACTGCATCGAGATCCTCACACTCATCAGTCGGGATGAGACCTGCCCTGATGACGATGAACCGGTGATCTGAACGGGGGGGAAGTCTCTCACTGAGGCATCCAAAGAGGGTGAGCTGCTCCTCCTCTTCATCAAGGCGGATCAGATGCTCCTCGATGGCAGAACGGCGGGTTCTCAGGGTCAGAACCTCCCCGATCATCTCTTCATGGATCGATGCGGCATGAAGGATCTCCTCCGGGCTCCTTTCCGGGACCCCGACCGGCTCGGGCCTGATCGGGAGGAAGAATCCAGCGATCCTGCCACGCTCCCCCTGCACCTGGCTGGTGAGGATCTCAACCGCCCGCTCGGCCCGTGACTGTACGGCTGCAATATCCTGCCGGATGGCATCACGCCGGACAGGGGTGATGAGCGGTTTGAGATGGTCGTCGCCGGTGATCGGGGTCAGCTCAACGATCCCCGCCTCATGGACGGCCTGAAGAAAGGATCCGGCGTACCGGCGATGGATACCGATTGTGATCCGATGCATCTCAGCCGGATAGAACATCCCTGTCTCCCGTGACCGCCCTGATGATCACCCTCACCCCGTCTCTCTTCTTGGAGGCGGCGAGTGCATGCAGACGCTTCACCGCCTCCTCCGCATCGAGCGCCATCGTTTCCGCGACAGACTCCGCATCGCTTCGTGCCCGGCTGATCTCCTCTTCTGCCGCTCTCCGGGCCTTCTTCTCCTCTTCCCTGATATACTCTGCCGCTCTCTTCTCTTCTGATTCGATGGCTGATGCCGCCTCTGCCTTCGCAGCCTCGATCTGCGAGACGGCCTCCTCTTCGACCTTCAGGACGGCCTCGATATCATGAACGGGCATACTGGAGTTTATGGACGGCTCCTATATAAAATGAACACGAGGCGATCTTTTTTTATCTTTATGAGTTTATTTCTCAGTATGGGTATCACTGAGATACGGGAGGAGATTGCCCGTGTGGATATGGAGATTCTGGAGCTTATCAGAAAGCGGCAGTCGCTTGCCGGGATGATGGCACAGGAGAAGATCAAAGCAGGCAGGCCGCCGGTCGATCCCGATCAGCGTGGCCAGGTGATCGCCCGGGCGGTGGATGTCGCGGTTGAGGCGGGGATCGATCCCTCTGGCATCAAGGAGATCTTCACCCGCCTTGTTCTGATGAGTGAGCAGAAGCAGAGCGGGTGCATGGGGGATGGTAATCTGCCGTAAAAAGGGGTGGTTTTCCTCCCTCATGGGGGCTGTCGCCAGGTACCACTCCGGATCAACTCAATCCTGGGAAAAAAGTGATTCAGCTCCGATTATCTCAAGAGGCTTTGAGGAATTCCCGCTGAATAATGTCTTGATGAGAGCTGATATAACAGAAGCATCTGTCAGATAGAGTCTCATATTCCCATTTAATTCCCATGGTTTCTCAATGGTAATGGCACAGTGTTCTGACAGGGATGAGATGGTATCCGTTGATCTGATGACTCCCCGCTCAGGATCCCATTCTGAGATCGCAATCTGAATGACTGTTTTGGGAATCCCAAAACCATTGCAATAGGGAATAATCACATCGTTTGGTAGGTATTTTCCATTCTCCTCGGATACACTTCTTTTCTTCACAAGAGCATTGAGAATGGTTTTAACTCTCTTAACCGGTGTTCCTTCATCCTCCTGGACAAGCCCGGGAAGGGATGAGAAGACAGTACTGCCTGGAATTGTCTCAGCCCTCTTCAACATCACTTCGACTTCGTCTGCATCAAACCCGTTGCTGAATGTGGAGATATTCTCCCCAGACGGTATTTCCCGGCCGATAGGAAGCTCCCATGAGAGATCACAGAGAGCCAGAAGGACTTTCATCTCGTTGAATGTCGCAGGAATCATCCATGATTGAAGCCTGGTGGCATTATTACCTTCCATCCCAAACTGGCTGATAACCCAGTCAGTTTTTAGTGATTCTCCGAAAGCCACCGTTCCGTCGTCGCCATGGAGCATTGTTACTGCATCTGATTCACGAGAGAAGATTGTCGTTATGGTGCTCTCTTTTTCTTCACCTGAAAAGGTGATGGTGATGATTCGGACAGGGGTTGCCAGTGTATTGAGTGTGCTGGCAAAAGAACTCATTATATTGCCCTGCTCATCAAGAATGCCGCCCTCTTTGAAGGATTGCAGGACAGGTTTCTTTGCCATGCTCTCTGTTTTGGGATCAAGATACGTAAGCGGGGTTCGATCACCCTCCCAGAATGATCCGAGTTCTCCAAGCATCCCGGTTTCAAGTGTATAGGTGGGCTTTTCGTTCATGTCACCATACCCCCCTTTCAATCTGCTGCTGTGTATCGCGTATCTTCCGCTTGATCTCCCGAGTTTCTTCGAGCATCTCCTCCTTTGATGGCATGCTGTCGAGCCGGGATCTAAGTTCTCTTCTCCGGGTCTGGATCTCCTGCCACTCGCTGGTAAGTTCTTTGGTAGTGACCTCTCT
This DNA window, taken from Methanocalculus alkaliphilus, encodes the following:
- a CDS encoding V-type ATP synthase subunit D, which codes for MSRRLPPGLRPTRIELQKVRRRLVTAEKGHELLREKLDAMVMEFFSLTKRRDEMRRTMEEAFAAAYPALMEAEMAGSRREVESAAAVERTIPDIPAIEKGIMGVGIPAFAIPDPLRPGKMPGYGLAAGNGRLDAASDLALEAVDAAVRLAGVEGAILRLSSRIASVRRRTNALDSILIPRLKGIIAYISDYLEEQEREDLFRRKRTKSRGEERRW
- a CDS encoding V-type ATP synthase subunit A, coding for MSDTARIIRITGPVVEADRMRGAQMYEVVYVGDDELIGEIIGLEEDLATIQVYEETGGITPGEPVQRTGMSLSVELGPGLLGMIYDGIQRPLTELGSISGDFIIRGVSSPALPREETYRFTPDVAEGDDLKGGAVIGTVPETNRIIHSILLPPHLSGRVAKVAPEGEYTVLDPVLWLTDRDGNDHEITMLQRWPVRVPRPVNEKLPPVRPLITGQRVIDSFFPMVQGGTASVPGPFGAGKTVVQHQLAKWSDADIVVYVGCGERGNEMADVLRQFPALIDPKTKEPLMKRTVLIGNTSNMPVAAREASVYTGITIAEYYRDMGYSVALMADSTSRWAEAMREISGRLEEMPGEHGYPAYLGSRLADFYERAGRVTALSGEEGSVSVIGAVSPPGGDFSEPVTQNTLRIVRVFWALDADLAHQRHFPAVNWLLSYSLYADLAEPWWEKHGGAEWGRMRSDLIRLLQKESELEEIVQLVGPDLLPEQDKFTLHVATILRESFLIQSAFDEVDTFCPPEKQYRMMRLIHRYLVRGRDAVEEGMTAEEAAKIPVTGRLARMGPRPHDEFAEDYETILDEIDDAFGGGGR
- a CDS encoding type II toxin-antitoxin system HicB family antitoxin, translating into MEFHVLIRADPEDGGYTVSCPAIPGCHSQGETVEEALENIRDAIAGCIGETDEERGDISITLI
- a CDS encoding V-type ATPase subunit, which produces MEVGILDIESIFSDLLTVEGAGIIALGLAIAFMVAIFIAISAGWFRIILSIASFAYPAARVRAIGNPLVTREGVASIIASADLLELFERAEHIGHHVGYREGISPDDCEHLIRSHHYRLLADLAGSVPDAIRPLITAYTQIFAIREVAAILRGIAGNLPRDLIMERAVPVGGLSGTAIRKAAYSDTIEEAVQRLERSAITPGIREQWMKIGEPVGFAAFEAALIAGAYQSLMMTARGIEDSQYEPAVMMAGRMIDCENLRILARGKIAGVDGGDLIPFLIPQGGFEITIDLQKELARTADLIEMAAALRETMYGQYLEPLMEKGVRNSGEIDIALNRCLLDVGRMNSSQYHLGSGPIIRYLLALEMEIANLRAAAGRLILGISEERGATMMVIEGGGP
- a CDS encoding ABC transporter substrate-binding protein, which encodes MRKSYQDEPTIDLIGDEIRLVGDVFSRENDADALAAYLDGQIAEIRKRTQDIPEDERVRMIQLGLSPRARQGGGAGMVWGQDTIESYFIEEIAHAKNVYEGTGAFVVVSTEQILALDPDVIVLPTAQGYHPASELYTAPYYRNLQELTAVKNERVYALPWTPFNWAKRLEYPIEAMVIAKAAYPERFSDINVGEWTLEFYQEVYGVDEATARELRSVQWLDWMAKENF
- a CDS encoding V-type ATP synthase subunit K, yielding MIPEITAGFILAVIGAGLAVGLSAIGSGIGVGIAGATGAGVIAIKPEKFGQALVFQAVPQTQGMYGLLVAVLILLATGVIGGGDTTVSVPMGLAALGAGLAVGVAGLSAIGQGIAASSGIATAAEREGSMGRSLVFSVIPETQAIYGLLVAILIMAFTGLLSGDEVATTATGFAAIGCGLAVGIAGLSAIGQGIAAAAGSASSAEHEGAFGRSLVFSVIPETQAIYGLLVAILIMAFTGMIAGDPITEPALGIAALGCGFAIGLAGLSAIGQGIAAAAGAAATAEKQESFGRSLVFSVIPETQAIYGLLVAILIMAFTGMITRDVTATLAAGFASIACGIAVGFAAISAIGQGISASAGIATTSEREDMFGKGLVFTVVPETQAIYGLLVAILIMAFTGIITRDVTATAAAGLACIGSGFAVGLAGLSAIGQGMTAAAGIGAVARRPEAMGQSLVFAVMAETFAIFGLLIAILIMFGIGLFGGL
- a CDS encoding V-type ATP synthase subunit F → MRIIAIGDRATTLLCRLAGVEDVIRCEDGEEAKEALREALEDDTIGIILILDRYQEEILPLLSDHGRSQAVYPAVIAIPGPEGPVKGEDAVTAAIRRVAGKGMPG
- a CDS encoding V-type ATP synthase subunit B, whose translation is MTRPLREFRSVVRVAGPILAVSGIDDAGYNEVVHVLLPDGTRRLGQVLESRMGMAIVMVFGGTRDLDCDVSAVRFTGKPLMMPVAKEMLGRIFSGSAEPIDGGGRVVPEKEMEISGYAINPTRREFPEDFIETGISAIDGMNTLVRGQKLPVFSGSGLPHSRLAAQITRQARVRGTEESFAVVFAAMGITHEEARFFIREFSETGARAHAVLFLNRADDPAIERIVTPRLALTAAEYLAFDCGMHVLVVMQDITAYCEALREVSAAREEIPARRGYPGYMYTDLASLYERAGRVKGRPGSITQLPILSMPDDDITHPVPDLTGYITEGQIVLSRELHRKGIYPPIDVLPCLSRLMQGGIGKERTRADHANVSSQLYAAYARGRRLAGLVAVIGDEGLTDTDRLYLTFLERFEGEFVGQKMDEGRSIGETLDRAWDLLSLFPQEELKRINPDFIREYYRGETG
- a CDS encoding V-type ATP synthase subunit E, which codes for MSREVIIRLIEEERDEEIARIRNDAEEESAGIREKARLRAEQKADQIRRETEREIEAMRRSILLQAEFEAMAAERKARWDGIGEVFSIAEEELSEMVSSSAYPGILRHLILEGREMIDDGPLTILCRADDQEAAEEAAEGISNVTVRPLPRHDPMIRIGGVILLARDGAVRCDQTFPTRLLDMRNQLTQRVSEVLYGGGDTGY